Below is a window of Nitrospira sp. DNA.
AGGTGATGGGTCGTGACGGGGCCTACGTTCAGATTCGTCTGAAATCCGGCGAGATGCGCAAGGTGCTCTCTACTTGCATGGCCACGGTCGGTCAGGTTGGTAACGTTGATCACGAAAACGTTGTTGTTGGTAAGGCCGGTCGTACGCGGTGGAAGGGGAAGCGCCCTCACGTTCGTGGTGTGGTTATGAATCCCGTCGACCACCCGCACGGTGGTGGAGAAGGAAAGTCAGGGCAAGGCAATCCCCATCCTGTGTCCCCATGGGGCACACCGGCTAAGGGGTATAAAACCCGCAAGAACAAGGCGACAGATAAGTTCATCATCTCGCGTAGGAAGAAGTAGGAGAGCGGACAATGCCTCGTTCAATTACTAAGGGTCCATTCGTTGACGATCATCTGATGAAGAAGGTTGAGCTGATGAATCAGACGAAGGATCGGAAACTGATTAAGACCTGGTCGCGTCGGTCTACTGTTGTGCCGGACATGATTGGTCACACGTTTGCGGTGCACAACGGGAAGAAGTTTATTCCGGTTTTCGTCACGGAAAATATGGTTGGCCATAAGCTTGGTGAATTTGCTCCTACCCGGTTTTTTAAAGGGCATGGACAGGCAAAGACCGAAAAAGCAGTGGCTCTTAAGTAATCGCTGGTTCGCTGAAGGATCGGAAGGTTTGGGTGGGGTCAGCTATGGCAGAAGCAAAAGCAATATTACGATTTGTGAGAGTGACGCCTCGGAAGGCGCGCATTGTCATCGATATGATTCGCGGGCAACAGGTGCCGATGGCGTTGGCTATGCTCCGGCACACTCCGAAGCATGCCGCACGTGTCATTGAGAAACTTCTTCGTTCCGCCGTCGCCAATGCCGAGCAGAAGGAATTGGGCGACAGCGACGAAATGTGGGTGTCTCAAGCCGTGGTGAACTGCGGTCCAATTTATAAGCGTTTTCGGGCGCGATCGATGGGCCGGGCAAACTCAATCCAGAAGCGCACCAGCCATATCACTATTGCGGTTGCTGCTCCTGGCGCCGCGGTGAACAGCTAGAGCTTTTACACTTAGACTGAGGGTTATTCTTCATGGGTCAGAAGACACATCCAATTGGGTATCGCATCGGGTATAACTACACGTGGAGCTCCCGCTGGTACGCGGATAAGGACTATGCAAGGCTTCTCCATCAGGACATCAAGATTCGAAAGATGGTGAAAGCCAAGTTGTACCATGCGGGAGTAGCCAAAGTGGAGATCGAGCGCTCAGGCGATCAGACGAGGGTGATCATTCATACGGCTCGTCCAGGCATTATTATCGGGCGCAAAGGGGCTGAGGTTGACAAGCTCAAGGCGGCTCTGGAGAAGGAATACTCCGGTCAGGCCTACATTACGGTAAAAGAAATTAAGAAACCGGAGTTAGACGCGCAATTGGTTAGCGAGAATGTGGCGACCCAATTGGAGAAGCGCGTTGCATTTCGTCGCGCGATGAAGCGCAGTGTGCAGTCTGCTCTTCGTCTGGGGGCCCAAGGAATCAAGATCATGGTAGCAGGACGTTTGGGCGGTGCGGAAATCGCTCGAACCGAGTGGTATCGAGAAGGGCGTGTCCCCCTTCATACCTTGCGCGCCGAGGTGGACTATGGTTTCGCCGAGGCTCATACCACGATGGGGCAGATTGGTGTGAAGACCTGGATCTACAAGGGTGAACTATTGCCTGCCCTTCAACTGAAACCAGACTCGGCATTAGGCCGTCTTGGCTGAAGAGCCTCGATAAGGAAAAGGTGGGTTTGTGTTAGCGCCAAAGAAAGTTAAGTTCAGAAAAATGCAGAAGGGTCGCATGCGGGGGAAAGCCTACCGTGGCGGGGCGATTACACTTGGTGAGTTTGGCTTGAAGGCATTGGAGCCGGGTTGGGTCACTAGCCGCCAAATTGAGGCAGCGCGTATTGCCATCACCCGCTTCGTCAAGCGTGGCGGGCAAGTTTGGACTAGAATATTCCCGGATAAACCTATTACCAAAAAGCCGGCCGAAACTCGCATGGGTAAGGGAAAAGGCAACCCGGAATATTGGGTGGCGGTGGTCAAGCCTGGTCGGATCATGTACGAAATGAGTGGCGTAGCTCCCGATGTCGCGAAGCAGGCCTTGAAATTAGCTGCTTACAAGCTTCCTATCGCAACTAAATTTGTTGTCCGCGGCGAGTTTCAGTAACCTGTAGCGCGTGTTGAGTGGTGATGTGATGGATGTAAAAGAACTGAGCGGTCTCTCAATTGATGAGTTGGCCGAAAAAGAAAAGCAGTTGCGTCATGAGCTGTTTAATTTTCGATTCCAGCTCGGGATCGGACGGTTAGAGAATCCGATGCAAGTTCGGGCTACGAAGCGTGATATTGCCCGACTCAAAACAGTCAGGCGCCAACTGGAATTGTTGCAGACACAGGGCGATCAGCCGGTCGCCAAGTAGGAGAGAAGGGGCGTATGAAGGAAGGCCAACAACATCGACGTGAATGGTATGGCAACGTCGTCAGTAACAAGATGAATAAGACGGTGGTCGTTGCCGTGGAGCGCTCTGTCATTCATCCCATCTACAAGAAGGTTCTTCGCCGAGTGACAAAGCTTAAGGCGCACGATGAAGGTAACGTGTGCAAAGTAGGGGATCGGGTGCAGCTCAGTGAGACACGTCCCATCAGCAAAGATAAGCATTGGCGTGTGGTGCGCGTCATGGTCAAGGGGCAACCTGAAAAGTAACTACGGAACACACTTGAAACGCTGAGGTGATTTGATCCTTAGCAGTGAGTAGGGCAGGGCATGATTCAGAATTACACATACATGGATGTGGCCGATAATTCCGGCGCGAAGCAAGTCATGTGTTTTCATGTGCTTGGTGGGACCAGGCGTCGGTATGGATCGTTAGGCGACATTGTTGTCGTGGCTGTCAAGGAAGCGATCCCTCAGGCTGGTGTGAAGAAAGGTGATGTGAGTCGGGCAGTCATTGTCCGCACGACGAAGGAAGTTCGCCGTGACGACGGGTCTTACATCAAGTTTGACCGCAATGCCTGTGTGTTGATCAACGCACAAGGTGAGCCTGTTGGTACCCGCATTTTCGGCCCAGTCGCTCGTGAGCTTCGATGGAAGAAGTTCATGAAAATTATCTCGCTTGCGCCGGAAGTCTTGTAGGTGAAGGAAGAAAGGTTCTGGTAGGGATGGCACGAATCAAAACGAAAATTCGCAAGGGCGACACCGTCGTCGTGGTGACCGGCCGTGAGCGCGGCAAATCAGGCAAGGTCTTGTCTGTCGATACTGTAAACGGCAAGGTCTTGGTGGAAAAACTGAATATGATCAAGCGTCATACCAAGCCGAATCAAAAACTTCGTCAGGGTGGGATTCTTGAGCGCGAGGCACCGCTTGCCATTTCCAATGTGATGTTTTTGTGTCCAGTTACGAAGAAGCCAACTCGGTTGGGGGTCAAGCGCCAGGAAGATGGTCGGCGGGCCAGGCTGAGTAAGAAATCCAAAGAAATCGTCGAATAGTCGGAACAGGAAAGACGTTCATGGCAAAAGTAGAGAAGGGTAAGGGCGGCAAAGGAGTTACTCCAAAGTCGTCAGCAAAGAAGGAAGCGGCTGTTCCTGAGATCTCTCAGGACTCCGGCAATGAGCATCAATTCGCGCCGCGACTGAGGGAGACCTATCGCGAGCAGGTAGTTCCGGCTCTCATGAAAGAGTTCGGCTACGGAAATTTGATGCAAGTTCCAAGACTTGAAAGAATCGTCTTAAACGTGGGTATGGGTGAGGCGATTCAGAACGTCAAGTTACTTGAGAGTGCGTCGAATGAACTGGGGATCATCACTGGGCAAAAGCCTGTGACTACAAGAGCAAAAAAGGCCATCGCTGGCTTTAAGCTGAGGCAGGGCATGCCCATCGGTGCGAAGGTTACGCTTAGGAGCCGTCGCATGTGGGAGTTCCTTGATCGATTAATTTCTCTCGCGCTCCCACGAATCCGTGACTTTCGTGGTATATCCCCCAAGGCTTTTGATGGCCGCGGCAATTATACGCTCGGCTTAAAAGAGCAATTGATTTTTCCGGAGATTGAGTACGATAGTGTCGCCTCGATCCACGGTATGGATATCACCATTGTCACTACCGCGAGAACGAATGACGAAGGCAAGGCGTTGCTCAAGCACTTGGGTATGCCGTTTCGGGCCTAGTGCGCATTTAGTTCGCTAGCTGTGGCGTGGTAGGCAAGTACCAGTAAGGGGGATTCAGTGTCTAGATTAGCGCTCAAGAATAAGGCCGCTGCAAAGTCAAAGTTCGCCTGTCGTGACTATCACCGATGCGGGCTCTGTGGTCGCGTCCGAGGGTTTTTGCGCCGTTTTCGGATGTGCCGTATTTGTTTTCGATTTCTGAGCCTCAAGGGTGAAATTCCCGGAGTGCGAAAGTCAAGCTGGTAGTCGGCCTGCTGGAAGCTTGCCGCTGCAAGCGTAGAAGAGGAATGCATGATTACTGATCCAATTGCTGATCTGTTAGTGAGATTAGGGAATGCTGCTCGTCGGCGTCAAGATGTGGTAAAGGTCCCAGTTTCCAAGGTGAAGCGGCAGATTCTCAATATCCTTGGCAAGGAAGGATTCATTCTTGGTTACGGCGAAGTTCAAGAAGACGGTCATCCCTACTTCTCCGTCCAGCTTCGCTACGTTGAGGAGGCGCGACCGATGATCACGGGTATGCGTCGAATCAGCAAGCCTGGGCGTCGCGTGTATGTCGGTCGGGATGACGTGCCTAAGGTAAGGAATGGGATTGGTTTGGCGGTCATCTCTACCTCGAAAGGTCTTATGACCGACAGTGATTCCAGGCGGTCAGGGTTGGGTGGTGAAGTTCTTTGTTCCGTCTGGTGAAAGTGTCGGCTGAGGCGCGGTAATAACTGGGGTCGCTGTAACGTAACGGGGTTCGTATGTCGCGGATAGGGCGGAAACCAATTTCAGTTCCAGCTGGTGTGGACATTAAGGTGGCCGGTCGTGTCGTTTCAGTTAAGGGCCCGATTGGAAAACTTGATTGGAAGTTGACCGATGGATTGAGCGTTGCTGTCAATGACGGGCAGTTAGTGGTCAACCGTTCCGGTGACGCGCGCCAGATACGCGCGATGCACGGGTTGGTGCGTGCTGAGCTCAGTAACATTATCCAGGGTGTCACGAAGGGTTATGAGAAAGCCCTTGAGATTACTGGTGTCGGTTACAAGGCGCAGCTTCAGGGACGGGAGATGAGTTTCAACGTAGGGTACATTAATCCCGTGACGTATACCGTTCCCGCAGGCATTGATGTCAAGGTCGACAAGCAGACCCTCATCTCCATTAAGGGCGTTGATAAACGGCTAGTCGGTCAAGTCGCAGCGAACATTCGCTCGATTAAGCCACCTGATGTGTATAAGCAAAAAGGAATTCGATACGCCGGGGAAGTCTTGAGGAAGAAGGCGGGCAAGACCGGCAAGTAGAGGCATCTGATGAATACTCAAGAAAAAAATAGAAAATTAGCACGCCGTAAACAACGTGTTAGGAAATCAGTCATCGGGACGAGTGAACGCCCGCGTTTGAATGTGTTTCGCAGTCGTGCTCACATTTACGCGCAAATTATCGATGACCTGCGCGGGCATACGGTAGCGTCGGCTTCTACGCTGGACGAATCATTGCGCAAAACCGTGAAGTCGACGGGAAGTATCGAGGGTGCGAAAGCCGTTGGAAAGCTTATCGCCGAGCGTGCAAAGGCTGCCAAGGTCTCTACGGTAGTTTTTGATCGCGGAGGCCGGCAGTATCATGGTCGCGTGAAGGCCTTGGCTGAAGCGTCGCGTGAAGGCGGCCTGCAGTTTTAGGCAAGGAATCGTGCAGATTGCTCGTGACGAGCCAATTGCGACGACTTAAAGGAGAATGACGTTGTGCGAGTCAATCCCGAAGAATTGAGCCTCAAAGACAAGGTGGTATTTATCAACCGTGTCGCCAAAGTAGTTAAGGGCGGTAAGCGTTTTAATTTCTGCGCGTTAGTTGTGGTCGGAGATGGGCAGGGGTACGTTGGTGTGGGGAAGGGCAAAGCGGCAGAGGTGCCCGTCGCAATTTCAAAGGCTGTCGAACAGGCGAAAAAGCATCTGGTGCGCGTTCCCATCAAGGGGGGTACTATACCGCACGAAGTGCATGGACTGTTTGGCGCTGAGCATGTGCTGTTGAAGCCTGCTGCCGATGGAACCGGAATCATCGCCGGAGGCGCTGTGCGGGCTGTGGTCGAACTCGCAGGGGCGCATAACATTATTGCCAAAACATTGGGCCGCGGCAATCCGTTTAATGCCGTCAGAGCCACTCTTCATGGGCTCCAGCAGTTGTGTGATCCTCAAGAAATGATGAGGCTACGCCGCAGCGCTGGAAGCGAAGCGCAGGTACATGTCTAATGGCTACTGAAAAGAAATCAACAATTGCTCAGGCGAGCCTTCGTATCACCCTGAAGCGGAGCCCTATCGGTACGCCGCATAAGCACCGATTGGTGCTGAGGGGATTGGGGCTTCGAAAACTCAATGCCACTGTGTTGCGTCCTGCCAGTGATCAGGTGAAGGGCATGATTGCAAAGGTGGGCTATTTACTGGAAGTGAGTCCCCAATGAAGCTGCATGATCTTGCTCCTTCTCGAGGAGCGAAACACAAGCGGAAGCGAATCGGGCGCGGTCCGGGGTCCGGTCATGGAAAGACTGCGACTAAGGGGCACAAGGGTCTTAAGGCGCGTTCCGGCGGCGGGAAGCGCCCTGGATTTGAAGGCGGTCAGATGCCCTTGATTCGTCGGGTCCCGAAGTATGGCTTCACGAATCAATTTCGAACTGAGTATACGATCATTAATTTGAAAAGTCTGGCTGATCTGGAAACGACAGAAGCCATTACGCCCCAACTCTTGATGAATGAAGGCCTTGTGCGACGAAAGGGAGAGCTGATTAAGATCCTTGCCCAGGGAGAGCTCACGAAGCCTCTGGTGGTTCAGGCTCATAAGTTCAGCAAGTCAGCAGAGGCAAAGATTCAGGCAGCCGGGGGGAGGGCCGAGGTCATTCCCTGTGTTTGAGCGTCTGCTGACTAGTTTTCAAAACATCTTCAAGATTCCTGAGCTCCGCACGCGCGTGTTGTTTACGCTGGGGATGCTCATCGTCTATCGTGTCGGCGCGCACATT
It encodes the following:
- the rpsS gene encoding 30S ribosomal protein S19, with protein sequence MPRSITKGPFVDDHLMKKVELMNQTKDRKLIKTWSRRSTVVPDMIGHTFAVHNGKKFIPVFVTENMVGHKLGEFAPTRFFKGHGQAKTEKAVALK
- the rplV gene encoding 50S ribosomal protein L22; the encoded protein is MAEAKAILRFVRVTPRKARIVIDMIRGQQVPMALAMLRHTPKHAARVIEKLLRSAVANAEQKELGDSDEMWVSQAVVNCGPIYKRFRARSMGRANSIQKRTSHITIAVAAPGAAVNS
- the rpsC gene encoding 30S ribosomal protein S3 encodes the protein MGQKTHPIGYRIGYNYTWSSRWYADKDYARLLHQDIKIRKMVKAKLYHAGVAKVEIERSGDQTRVIIHTARPGIIIGRKGAEVDKLKAALEKEYSGQAYITVKEIKKPELDAQLVSENVATQLEKRVAFRRAMKRSVQSALRLGAQGIKIMVAGRLGGAEIARTEWYREGRVPLHTLRAEVDYGFAEAHTTMGQIGVKTWIYKGELLPALQLKPDSALGRLG
- the rplP gene encoding 50S ribosomal protein L16, with amino-acid sequence MLAPKKVKFRKMQKGRMRGKAYRGGAITLGEFGLKALEPGWVTSRQIEAARIAITRFVKRGGQVWTRIFPDKPITKKPAETRMGKGKGNPEYWVAVVKPGRIMYEMSGVAPDVAKQALKLAAYKLPIATKFVVRGEFQ
- the rpmC gene encoding 50S ribosomal protein L29, producing MDVKELSGLSIDELAEKEKQLRHELFNFRFQLGIGRLENPMQVRATKRDIARLKTVRRQLELLQTQGDQPVAK
- the rpsQ gene encoding 30S ribosomal protein S17 gives rise to the protein MKEGQQHRREWYGNVVSNKMNKTVVVAVERSVIHPIYKKVLRRVTKLKAHDEGNVCKVGDRVQLSETRPISKDKHWRVVRVMVKGQPEK
- the rplN gene encoding 50S ribosomal protein L14, giving the protein MIQNYTYMDVADNSGAKQVMCFHVLGGTRRRYGSLGDIVVVAVKEAIPQAGVKKGDVSRAVIVRTTKEVRRDDGSYIKFDRNACVLINAQGEPVGTRIFGPVARELRWKKFMKIISLAPEVL
- a CDS encoding 50S ribosomal protein L24, whose translation is MARIKTKIRKGDTVVVVTGRERGKSGKVLSVDTVNGKVLVEKLNMIKRHTKPNQKLRQGGILEREAPLAISNVMFLCPVTKKPTRLGVKRQEDGRRARLSKKSKEIVE
- the rplE gene encoding 50S ribosomal protein L5 — encoded protein: MSQDSGNEHQFAPRLRETYREQVVPALMKEFGYGNLMQVPRLERIVLNVGMGEAIQNVKLLESASNELGIITGQKPVTTRAKKAIAGFKLRQGMPIGAKVTLRSRRMWEFLDRLISLALPRIRDFRGISPKAFDGRGNYTLGLKEQLIFPEIEYDSVASIHGMDITIVTTARTNDEGKALLKHLGMPFRA
- a CDS encoding type Z 30S ribosomal protein S14 — protein: MSRLALKNKAAAKSKFACRDYHRCGLCGRVRGFLRRFRMCRICFRFLSLKGEIPGVRKSSW
- the rpsH gene encoding 30S ribosomal protein S8, with product MITDPIADLLVRLGNAARRRQDVVKVPVSKVKRQILNILGKEGFILGYGEVQEDGHPYFSVQLRYVEEARPMITGMRRISKPGRRVYVGRDDVPKVRNGIGLAVISTSKGLMTDSDSRRSGLGGEVLCSVW
- the rplF gene encoding 50S ribosomal protein L6, translating into MSRIGRKPISVPAGVDIKVAGRVVSVKGPIGKLDWKLTDGLSVAVNDGQLVVNRSGDARQIRAMHGLVRAELSNIIQGVTKGYEKALEITGVGYKAQLQGREMSFNVGYINPVTYTVPAGIDVKVDKQTLISIKGVDKRLVGQVAANIRSIKPPDVYKQKGIRYAGEVLRKKAGKTGK
- a CDS encoding 50S ribosomal protein L18, giving the protein MNTQEKNRKLARRKQRVRKSVIGTSERPRLNVFRSRAHIYAQIIDDLRGHTVASASTLDESLRKTVKSTGSIEGAKAVGKLIAERAKAAKVSTVVFDRGGRQYHGRVKALAEASREGGLQF
- the rpsE gene encoding 30S ribosomal protein S5 — encoded protein: MRVNPEELSLKDKVVFINRVAKVVKGGKRFNFCALVVVGDGQGYVGVGKGKAAEVPVAISKAVEQAKKHLVRVPIKGGTIPHEVHGLFGAEHVLLKPAADGTGIIAGGAVRAVVELAGAHNIIAKTLGRGNPFNAVRATLHGLQQLCDPQEMMRLRRSAGSEAQVHV
- the rpmD gene encoding 50S ribosomal protein L30 — its product is MATEKKSTIAQASLRITLKRSPIGTPHKHRLVLRGLGLRKLNATVLRPASDQVKGMIAKVGYLLEVSPQ
- the rplO gene encoding 50S ribosomal protein L15, coding for MKLHDLAPSRGAKHKRKRIGRGPGSGHGKTATKGHKGLKARSGGGKRPGFEGGQMPLIRRVPKYGFTNQFRTEYTIINLKSLADLETTEAITPQLLMNEGLVRRKGELIKILAQGELTKPLVVQAHKFSKSAEAKIQAAGGRAEVIPCV